GTGGGAGAAGCTGACCCCAATAATCGGCTTTTTTATCATGTGTTTCTTTTGCGCAATGATGAACAAGGCGAAACCGTAACAACGGCACGCCGCGGAACATTGGCTCAAACGAAAAATGACGAAGGCTTTTATTTAGTGCTTGAAGATGGCCAAGTATTTCTATCAGACGGCCAAACAATCAAATTTGAAACGCTCCCCATATCACGCCGCTTCAACCTTGAAGACATTCCGTTTCGAGAACGAGGCGATAGCCATCGCGAACTTACTTTCTTTGAATTATGGGATCGAATGCATTCAGCCGAAGGCGGCGAAGCTGAGCCGCGTTTTGCAACAGAATTTCACAATCGTTTAATCCGCGCAATTTCCTTAATCGCGGTTGCCTTCATGGCTGTACCCTTGGGCATAAACCGGAAAAGAGTGCCGACATGGCGGCGCGCCGTTATCGCAATCGCGATACTTGCCGCCTACGATAACATTATAAAATTCGTTGCAGGGCTCGCAGCACTTGGACGTATAGACCCTGCTTTCAGTCTTTGGGGATTATGTAGTTTTTTCATTGCGGGTGGCTTTTGGCTATATTTCACGACACCCAGCCAAGGCTCGAATTCGCCCTTCAGTCAATTTATCGCCACTATCAATGACTGGATGTTCTATATAGGGCGGAAGTTACCTTACAAATCATCTAAAGCGCGACAATTACCGTGACACTCAGTTTTTATCTATCACGCTTTATTGGCATCCGTATCTTGATGGCTTGGTTTGCTCTCGCCATTCTTGGCATTAGCCTTGACCTGTTCCAAGCTGCAAACGACATTATTCCGCTTGGCGGTGCGCCCCGACTTTTGGAATACGTCATCTTTAGAACGCCTCAAATCTTAATAACGCTGTTTCCAGTCGCAACGTTGATCGGAGCGACGGTTGCTTTTTTAAGCCTTGGAAACAATCTGGAAGTGATCATATTACGCGCGGCTGGATGCGGCATATTCGTTATTCTGCTTCGGCTCATTCCGCTCGGTATCTTGCTTGGCCTTTTATATAGTCAGGCTGGTGATCGTGTGAACAGTTGGACGGCGGAGAAACTTGCTCTCTCTTTTCCCGAAATTAGAAATCAAGCGCCCGTTGGCTCATGGATGTGGGCACGCGATGGCAGCAACATCATTCGCGCACGTGTTGGAAACGAGGACGGCACGCTCCTTCATGAGCTGACTGTTTATGAAACCAATTCAAAAGGACATATCAGTGCACGCTTGACCGCTGAGCAGGCAACTTATGACGATGATCAATGGACCCTTTCTAAGGGGAAAAAAATTCAACCAGATGCAAAAGAGGCGGAAGAACCCCAAATATGGTCAACGCTTCTTTCACCTGACAGCGTTCGAGAGATTGCCAGTAAATCGGTCGATGTGAGCGCAGCTGATGCTCGTGAGGCTTTGTTGGGCAATGCCGTGACCACCCGCTCAACCGCCTATTATGCAACCCGCATTGCGCGCAGTTATTCTGCGATTGCTTTACCCTTTGCCATCCTTATGTTTGCCGCGTTAGCAGGTTTAGGCGGCACACGTAATGACAGTGGATTACGGCTTGCATCCTATTCCCTTATTCTTGGTTTCTGTTACATCGTCGTTGATGGCATGTTTGGCTCGTTAGGCGAAACCGGAATAATGCCCCCCTCTATTGCCGCTGTTACCCCAACGCTTATCTTCATCATTGTCGGAGTATGGGGTTTGGTTGTCCTTGATGAGTGACGG
The window above is part of the Hyphomicrobiales bacterium genome. Proteins encoded here:
- a CDS encoding LptF/LptG family permease; the protein is MMGYIAKFKISQLDVYLLRQMLPRMGGALLVALGALLIERILRLFDLVSGLGADVGLVLSLALNLVPHYIGLALPAALCFSILASLGALSKSNEIDVLEGSGWSLRRIGIPFIACSIVMVFISLVLFGTIQPYSRYAFHEVRYQIKTAGWQGKVEQTSFFDIGKGMTLSVGEADPNNRLFYHVFLLRNDEQGETVTTARRGTLAQTKNDEGFYLVLEDGQVFLSDGQTIKFETLPISRRFNLEDIPFRERGDSHRELTFFELWDRMHSAEGGEAEPRFATEFHNRLIRAISLIAVAFMAVPLGINRKRVPTWRRAVIAIAILAAYDNIIKFVAGLAALGRIDPAFSLWGLCSFFIAGGFWLYFTTPSQGSNSPFSQFIATINDWMFYIGRKLPYKSSKARQLP
- a CDS encoding LptF/LptG family permease, with the protein product MTLSFYLSRFIGIRILMAWFALAILGISLDLFQAANDIIPLGGAPRLLEYVIFRTPQILITLFPVATLIGATVAFLSLGNNLEVIILRAAGCGIFVILLRLIPLGILLGLLYSQAGDRVNSWTAEKLALSFPEIRNQAPVGSWMWARDGSNIIRARVGNEDGTLLHELTVYETNSKGHISARLTAEQATYDDDQWTLSKGKKIQPDAKEAEEPQIWSTLLSPDSVREIASKSVDVSAADAREALLGNAVTTRSTAYYATRIARSYSAIALPFAILMFAALAGLGGTRNDSGLRLASYSLILGFCYIVVDGMFGSLGETGIMPPSIAAVTPTLIFIIVGVWGLVVLDE